From the Hippocampus zosterae strain Florida chromosome 13, ASM2543408v3, whole genome shotgun sequence genome, the window GTCCCTGATGGCTGAGTCAATGTCTGTGGAGAAAAATAAGTTCCTCCCTCGGCATGATTCAACTACATCTTTCAGGCCAGGCTGTGGGGTGAGAAACAGAGATCGTTTTTATGAACTAGGGCGTAACAACCGCACACTCGTCACGATGATCTAACTGCAACAATGAGCCATctggaacagttttttttcagcgcGGTGTTGAAATACTCTGGTCACAAATGGTTGCATGCCGACAGTTACTCAACCGAAGCCCCTCTAAAATTCTGTCCAGCTCAATGTTTCTGACCACACCCAGCAACCACAATGAGCTGAAACCTTTCAAATCGAGTAAGGCAATAAAGGCAAAGGTAGCGTGGCGTGTAAATGCTCCTTATCAGCAATTGACGTGCATGCCACTTACCTGGATGATGCATTTTTAACCTCAGCAAGCAGGTTATTGTATAGCTCTTGATACCACACCTTTTACCCAAGACTGTTCTACGCTCATAAAGTGGTACAATTTGGAGTTCAACCAACAAATTTTGGGGGCCCAAACGCTCATCTTgtgagaatatatttttttgtattaatgtATGCGGCACCATAATCATTCTATCAGTATCTTtttcacaaaatatttaaaaataaaataaagcatgtaaatcttgaatttatggtggcgtgTGATGACTTCAACGGAAGTTGTTCTCGCTCAGCagcctgcaattgcagcttgtgatcagagctgttgcgctccatcttttatcgacattattatcattcagagtttgcttcgtgtacaattcactgagggcacgggcaaagaataggaacctaggagggcccaggaaagcactttaaaacggtacatatgagctacgatagttaacaggctgcaaaagtgcatcgcatgtctcagtttcaggctgtttctcatcatggcgtgtgtgtgtgtgtgtgtgtgtgtgcacgtgcgcatgcgcgcgacggtaagggtagatcccgtgaggttacttgatcgaaaagtagatcttcggtccaaaaagtttgggcacccctgctctaaaagattacctttttttttttctcctttgggtTTTTGCACTTTCGTTATACAACTACAGAAGGGCAAGAGTAATGCGATGACTATAGAACTGGAAATAAAAATCAGCAGGCTGGTCAGTTCAAAATGCAAGTGCAAATACATATTACCAAAAGCAAAGAAGTACTTGCAAGTATTGTCACCAGTACAGGTATGTTTACTAGATTTATCCAAAAGGGTAAATAATAGCAAATATGCTCGAAAGCCATGTGAATGCTGTTCATCCCTTTTAGAGCTTTAAAATAACAAACATGCAAAGTATTTTTAAGTGCCTAACCAGCTGGAATTATCGACAATGACGGTGCAATTCCAAcgatgtttttttaatcacatcaaCATACAATGTCACAATCAATCATAAATAATTAATTCATGGGAGGGGCAGCACAATAGCGAAACCTATTACACCTACACAAAAATTTTAAGATCAATTTAGGCGCAGATCCAGATAGTCTGACATGAGGCAACCTTCCTACTGTGCCATGTCATATGTTCAAGAACATATCtccacgtccccccccccacccccacacaatATAAATATCATCAAATTAAAAGTCTGCAGTTAAAGCACAACTTATTATAGCAAAAGTGAAAGTAGTATCTACAACTCTGGAAGTTGCACTGTGCCATGAAATAAAGTTGACCCCATACCTCATATATGGGAAGCGTGTCGGAGTTCCAGGCTTTGATTCGGGAGTCGTTGATATCAACCACAGTCACTGTGATCTCTGGACACATTTGGGCAATCACACTACATGTTGGGCCTCCCACATAGCCAGCACCAATGCAACATATCCTCTTTATTTTGAACATCTGTGTATGAAAGGGAGGGGCCGTGGGGAGAGTTCaggatttcatttcattcattcattccatttcCAGCAACCAAATGAAGGTATAATCGGGACAGAGTTTGAGAAAGTGGGTGAATGAGGCAGAGGAAAGCTATCGCAATACTTTTATCCTGACATTTGATCTCTCATTTGATTATAGCCGAGACTATAATATATCCGGACTTACGAGAAAGGCGGTAGATTGTTGTTACGCGTACTAGCAGCCAGGTTTAATTTTCTGCAGCGCCTTCAGTGTTGCTGTCAGCCTCTTGACAGTCTCTCTGATTGGTTTTCTTTCGTCTTTTCATCAGTTTTGGAGTAACGATCATGGTACTGCCAGATATTTTGACAGGATTTATTTGGCCACGAAATATTTGTTAGATATTTCCATTAATCTTTTAGTATTTTCATTGCAGTCTATATTAATTCGATTTTTGGAtaaatacatgtaaaaaaaatatcacagaaaatacacacaaatcataaaaatatgtTGGGTTATAAAATTACAGTACCTATATCTGGATTTTCAATTGTATTGTGCAGTGTAACTATAGTATACTTCTCAATCTGTGAATTGCTTTTTACAATCACTCCACATTTACCGAGCAAGCTTGAATGACTTGATTTACTACCATTTATGATTACTCAAATTAAATTTTGTCGGGACGGGACTTAATCTGCTTCATTTCTGCCAGTTTTACTGCTTGCACCTAAATCCCACCAACAGTGCCAGTCGAACCGTGAAAGCCTGGTCTGATAAAGAGCCTTTCAttccacagcccccccccccccccccctcccacacacacactatgagGCATACTTGGAACCTATGCAGATGACCAACACCTTCACTTGGGCCGGTTCacaaatatttacagtatatgtcaCATATAAAGGGAATGTCTGAGGTAGCAAGATGTCTATCTTGACTGAGACAACCTTATTTTACCTCTGCCAACACGACAGCAAACTTCAagaattttttaacttgtcttCTACAATGTCTCTAAGACACGCATGACGAGATGAAAGTTGTTCACCTGAACAACATAAGTGATGCATTAAAAACATTAATGATAAAAGAAGAAGACTTGATAATACGGGGAGCACTCATCGAGTAAACTTACCTTTCAATAGGAGCTGAACAAGCCAACCGTCTCAAATCCCTCCACTAAAGAGAAGCGGCTCTGTCAGCTCGGTTACAAACGTAAAGTGACGTAATACTGACGTACCCGCGCACGCCCGCTTCCTGTTTGTAGATTTTCAGTGTAAACGCACATCGTTTCGTACAATTGCCGTACCTTCGCACGCATAGTTCTTTTTTGCGGATTTTAAGCGCAAAACAACGATTTACCCAGTGGTTATAGCGCGTCGaccgcacagtgcagaggtacggagttcaattccagcttgagCAGTTGTTATGGGGGAAAAAGCATGCAGGATTTGAACCTCCAACGTTTCAATACATCTTACATGACATGTAAAAACCAGTCTCATACTAAACTCGTGCATACTCAtactcaaacaaaatgtcaatgtttcTGGTACAATTAATGGTCACAACGTGTTAtgaaacatgaacacacacttGTGTCAACTGATGTTACAACAGTACTCGATAATGTGTAACGTTACTCGCTACAGTATTGCAGAACATTTTGCGAGTACCCCATTTTATAACATTTTCACCCCCACCCGAGATGGTGGTCACGGAACTGCAAAACATTAAAGGTGTAAAATATTAAAAGTGTAATTGTGGTCTTTCTGTTGGTTTACAAAGCATTTACTGTCCCTTCTCTTTGTGGGGCAGCCATGTCAGCTTCCTGTCTCGTGTACATCCCAACTCCTGTCTCGCACCTGGTTTCAATTATCCTCACCTCCCTAGTGTACAAAACGTAACACTTCCTCCCCCCGTCATGTTACCAGGTACCCTTAGTACCCTCTCATTTTGCCTCGCCCTTTATGACGGAATGTTCTGTCCCAGTGAGTCAACAGCCTAACTTTTTGCCTCGCCCTGTGTTTTTTCTGAAGTTGTGGATGAATTTCCTGCGGACCAAACTTGGACTGAAACAGACTCTTTATGACACAATCTCCAAATTGCATCACATCTCTGAAAGATCATGACACCAAATAATCCAACCAGGTTGCTCTGATGGCATCCTGCATACATCAGCGGAAATAACTTAATTCCCCTGCAGAATATTAGGAAACGACTGGTTAGCTGGCACAAagcctctcagtgcagaggttgcgAGTTCAAATGCGAGCCTCCGCTTTCTTGTCAagtgtttgcttgttttcttcATGTACTAcagcttcttcccacattcaagaAACATGCATGTTGGGATTGCGAGTGTGTATGGTTGCGTCTGTCTTTTGTCAGCAATCGGCTAGCGACTAGTTAAGGGTGAACCctgccacacacacagcctggcaAGCTTATGTAGCACTGGGGGAATCCTTGTATATGACTACCCCACTGTCCTCaattgatacattttattttaggaaATATTTCTTGGGGTAAAGACAATAAACAAAACTGAAATTACAAAAACACTATGAAACCAACCTAATCCATTTCTGTGATGTCTTACGGTTCTATTTTATATTGACATGAACATCCAGAATAAAATGGAACACTTTTTCGTCTGTATTCTAAATATTCAAATCAAACTATATGCATCCAATTACCCGTTTTGGAGTGGCAGGAGCTTTTTTCAGTTACACTCTTGACTGGTCAACAGCCAGTCATCATGCATTGACCCCAAGCCATTTGCATGAAATTTAACTCTGCATGGACATCTCACGTTTCAAATGTTACTTTCGAAATTGAATGGTTTTATTGGGAGGGCTCCATGGTGGGGGCGGACTGTCTCGCAGTATCACTTGGAGTCgcttttcttctctttgtcgCTTTTGTTGAATCTCCTTCTTTGCCtgtttttaaatagaaaataaatccaTTAAAGTGCTCCCAGACAGTCACGCATTTTTGCAATGATGTGCGAAGTCATACAAGGAGTTGATCTCAATTCAGGTAAGAAACTACATACCAGCCACTGTTCAAACATCTCGACAGCCATTTTATCCTTCTCCTCTTGGATATATCGATTCTCCTCAGCTTTATTCTTGTGTTCCTGCCGTTCTATCGTAACTTTTTTGTACAGGGCATCTGTCTTCTTTCCACACCTGGGAAAACAATCACATGGTTTACAGTCAATGCTAGCTTAAACCTGGAaattgatggcggcgcgggcacccgcaaagttgtacttgacttgaaatgtatttttaagtcTATGTGAAAACTTCTGTGTGTTTGATAGACTACAATTTGCAACAACGTCACATTGTATATTTGTATGCGGAATCGCTGCAAAACCAGTGGCTGAGACTCGGCCACTGCTTAAATCTTGTGGTAGAACCCTGCACAGTGAAGTATGCAATGGAGGCCAAGACGTTCTGAAACCTGTGATAGAGCAGAAGTAAAAAATAGCTTTTGCTAGTGTTGAGGACAAGACGTTTTCCTACCGTACCAGTCCACAAGTCGTCCACCAGCTCTGTGTTCTCCAAAGCTTGCAGGTAGACCCCAGTACGGAGTGCCAGCACTTCTCAATTTTAGCCTCTAGTGTAAGCAGGAATTCTCTTGTTCGTTTTCGATCTTGCGCTTTGTGATACATGCCTGTCCTTTGCTAGATAGACTGTGTCAGTTTTGAACGAAACAGCCGTTCAAGCCGGCTCTTTCAAGCCAACGACGAGAGCAAGCTCCTCATTGTTCACCTCAAAGAGCCCACGCATGATTGTAAATTCGTCTCTGACCGCACACAGCCAAAAGGGTGATGACACACCCATCAAACGCAGCTTCTCAACTAGCACAAGAGATTGGATCCAATTCAAAGCCTtggaaaagttttttaaaaaagcacgaCCCTCACAGCACCTCCACGATCATCCAAGTGTGAATAAGAAACGATATTTCAGATTGGTGACAGCATCTTTGGCATTATTTGTTCAACTTGCTTCTTATCTTTCTTCACTGTTACCCTTAATATTTCCTTGCGGAGAGATATTTCACATGGGCAATGCTCTGAACTTACCAGTCCGAAAAAGCAGACTTGCTGGctgtctttctttcttcctcctcctcgtgtTTCTTCAGTGCAAGCTTCTTCTCGGTTGCTCTTTGTTGTCGGCACTTTTCTCGCAGTATGTCATCATGCTCACGCTTCCATTGATGAAACACCTGCCGTGGCATCCCTTACAATTAGATCTAGAATAATTGGGACATTGTCCCCCCCCATGATTTTGAAATATAAAGATCATTTTTAATACTCTGGTGACAATGCTTCACAATGCTTAATAACTGTGTGAAGGTTGGAGCTTGCTGCCTTCACTTTAGTCTTCTGTCTATGAAAGTTATGCGTGACTCTTAAACATAGTACCTGTTCAGCCGCTTTCCTTTTTTCCTGTACCTCTTCCACCGCTTTCTGCTCCTCCCTCAACCTATGTTTgtcttcctttgtttttgctttgagcatctcatctttcttttctttccaagCCTCGTACGAATTGGCAgcacctttctttttttcttcttctctctgtTTGGTTTGGGGGAACAAAGTCAGCTGCGTgtataaaatgacaacatttacCACGATTTTGTTTTACCGTAGTTTGGTAGAGATGGTCCACTGTGCTGAAAGGTTCTTATCTTCTCAGCTGCTcacctgtttgttttgttcttgcagAATCTTCTCTTTGTTTAAGTTCTCTGAGgacttttcctttttctttctgagCCATTCCTTGGAGGAACACAAATAACATTTGAACAGAGTGATACCCAATGTTCTGCTGCCTTCTTCAGAGACGAATACAAATAGGCGGTGCACTAGGGAGCTCTTCTTGAAAAAGGCAAGAGACGTCATTGTCCCACTCACCTGGTAAACAGTGGCCCTGAGAGAATCGACAGCTTGTGGTTGACAATTTGGGGAAACTTTACAATCCAGAATTTTGAGGGATCCCAGGTACTTTGATTCAACCTTTTTGGTGCGCGCAGTGTTGCGTCTCTGAGACTGAGAACTGGGTGCCCTGaatgatataaaaaaaagcaaagacacTGAAGTCACAAAGCTTTTCCACAAATATATCAGCATACCGTAGGTAAGATACCATTACTGACCGGATATCAGATTTGTTTAGAACTGGAGTGACTTGAGCAACGGAGTGTTCTCCTGACTCTTGCTGAAAAAGGAAGAGTAACCTTATTAAATTAAACAGAAAAAATAAGGAACATCAAAAAGGATCCTCACCAAAACAACATCGTTGTTCACGGATGTGGAGTCTCCTTCCCTCTGTTGTTCTTTGGCATCACCTAAAGTGACGCTATCTAAATCGAAAGAGacatacaaataataaaatgctgCGTGGTACATCATCCATTTAAAATGTGGTAATGATGTTTAACGACTCACTTGAAGCAGGTGACCCAGCACAGTGTCCGTCCGTCAACTAACAAAcacgacaaaatatttttgacacaTACATACATTCGATGACATGAAAAGATCATACGTGCCTCGTATAACATTAGACTATTTCTTTGTTGTTCTGTTAAAGTTT encodes:
- the map9 gene encoding microtubule-associated protein 9 isoform X3 produces the protein MTNQAFDILAYSQSPKTTKRATFQDELEAALNVRARKTTLLYSGDLDEDGDGIERETPKPKPRQRTLGLKIHVTEKTETSPSAPITDISTPERISRSCSPHLTDGHCAGSPASNSVTLGDAKEQQREGDSTSVNNDVVLQESGEHSVAQVTPVLNKSDIRAPSSQSQRRNTARTKKVESKYLGSLKILDCKVSPNCQPQAVDSLRATVYQEWLRKKKEKSSENLNKEKILQEQNKQREEEKKKGAANSYEAWKEKKDEMLKAKTKEDKHRLREEQKAVEEVQEKRKAAEQVFHQWKREHDDILREKCRQQRATEKKLALKKHEEEEERKTASKSAFSDWCGKKTDALYKKVTIERQEHKNKAEENRYIQEEKDKMAVEMFEQWLAKKEIQQKRQREEKRLQVILRDSPPPPWSPPNKTIQFRK
- the map9 gene encoding microtubule-associated protein 9 isoform X2, with product MTNQAFDILAYSQSPKTTKRATFQDELEAALNVRARKTTLLYSGDLDEDGDDFLGNLLKSRRNRSDAFKASKTKSQINDFDFSDDDEKQGTKNRTSFLKSLKRLSVEGDPIAPQHEQETLNSGQLSSEDDIRHKKDAVKLASHCPPRDNSSTSRLSQSDDVPLDLPFPFHSSTSPAPIRPESRADINGNTGCEESFRTSLDTDLKCVTTTGIERETPKPKPRQRTLGLKIHVTEKTETSPSAPITDISTPERISRSCSPHLTDGHCAGSPASNSVTLGDAKEQQREGDSTSVNNDVQESGEHSVAQVTPVLNKSDIRAPSSQSQRRNTARTKKVESKYLGSLKILDCKVSPNCQPQAVDSLRATVYQEWLRKKKEKSSENLNKEKILQEQNKQREEEKKKGAANSYEAWKEKKDEMLKAKTKEDKHRLREEQKAVEEVQEKRKAAEQVFHQWKREHDDILREKCRQQRATEKKLALKKHEEEEERKTASKSAFSDWCGKKTDALYKKVTIERQEHKNKAEENRYIQEEKDKMAVEMFEQWLAKKEIQQKRQREEKRLQVILRDSPPPPWSPPNKTIQFRK
- the map9 gene encoding microtubule-associated protein 9 isoform X1, with protein sequence MTNQAFDILAYSQSPKTTKRATFQDELEAALNVRARKTTLLYSGDLDEDGDDFLGNLLKSRRNRSDAFKASKTKSQINDFDFSDDDEKQGTKNRTSFLKSLKRLSVEGDPIAPQHEQETLNSGQLSSEDDIRHKKDAVKLASHCPPRDNSSTSRLSQSDDVPLDLPFPFHSSTSPAPIRPESRADINGNTGCEESFRTSLDTDLKCVTTTGIERETPKPKPRQRTLGLKIHVTEKTETSPSAPITDISTPERISRSCSPHLTDGHCAGSPASNSVTLGDAKEQQREGDSTSVNNDVVLQESGEHSVAQVTPVLNKSDIRAPSSQSQRRNTARTKKVESKYLGSLKILDCKVSPNCQPQAVDSLRATVYQEWLRKKKEKSSENLNKEKILQEQNKQREEEKKKGAANSYEAWKEKKDEMLKAKTKEDKHRLREEQKAVEEVQEKRKAAEQVFHQWKREHDDILREKCRQQRATEKKLALKKHEEEEERKTASKSAFSDWCGKKTDALYKKVTIERQEHKNKAEENRYIQEEKDKMAVEMFEQWLAKKEIQQKRQREEKRLQVILRDSPPPPWSPPNKTIQFRK